The Mustela lutreola isolate mMusLut2 chromosome 3, mMusLut2.pri, whole genome shotgun sequence genome includes a region encoding these proteins:
- the DPRX gene encoding LOW QUALITY PROTEIN: divergent paired-related homeobox (The sequence of the model RefSeq protein was modified relative to this genomic sequence to represent the inferred CDS: inserted 2 bases in 1 codon; substituted 1 base at 1 genomic stop codon) yields MSGTGDLPKGKHQKHSQRKRTMFTEKQLADLESLFSKNPYPTPSLQKEMASKLEMHPTVLQVWFKNHRAKLKKAKQQLAXEQXVKTSSSKGPMDAPPGLPRGAHQASLVYTDHPTPSFQLSICSNMKVLPDHSIGRKIVHFGCCGDLNIYSLCPIMESQILPTSFSAYSLGSSSPQRT; encoded by the exons ATGTCCGGAACAGGGGACCTTCCTAAAGGAAAGCACCAGAAGCATTCACAAAGGAAACGAACCATGTTCACTGAGAAACAACTGGCCGATTTGGAATCTTTGTTCAGCAAGAACCCATACCCCACTCCCAGCCTTCAGAAAGAAATGGCCTCGAAACTGGAGATGCATCCCACCGTACTGCAGGTGTGGTTCAAGAACCACAGAGCAAAACTCAAGAAAGCCAAACAGCAATTAGC GGAGCAATAAGTCAAGACCAGCTCTTCCAAGGGACCCATGGATGCCCCTCCAGGACTCCCCCGTGGTGCCCACCAAGCCTCCCTGGTTTATACAGATCACCCAACACCTTCCTTCCAGCTCAGCATATGCTCCAATATGAAGGTTCTCCCAGACCATTCCATTGGCCGCAAAATCGTCCACTTTGGCTGTTGCGGAGACCTTAACATCTACTCCCTTTGTCCCATTATGGAATCTCAAATTCTTCCCACAAGCTTCTCTGCTTATTCTCTTGGTTCTTCGTCTCCACAAAGAACTTAA